One stretch of Chryseobacterium fluminis DNA includes these proteins:
- the hsdR gene encoding EcoAI/FtnUII family type I restriction enzme subunit R: protein MSKKLFSERDICTKFITPALENAGWDKMKQFREEVNFTDGRIIVRGKLSTRGKKKRADYILYYKPNIPIGIIEVKENNHEVGAGMQQGLEYSDILQLPFIFSTNGDRFLFHDKTNSTNVETEIELDDFPSPEELWSKYLKFKGLNEDDSKSIVEQDYFFDGSGRSPRYYQQNAVNLTLEAIAKGQNRILLVMATGTGKTYTAFQIVHRLWKSRTKKRILFLADRNSLIDQTKRGDFKHFRDKMTIVQKRQVDKSYEIYLAIYQGLTGNEDEKNIFKQFSEDFFDLIVIDECHRGSAKEDSAWREVLKYFKSATQIGLTATPKETETVSNSEYFGDPIYTYSLKQGIEDGFLAPYQVVRVTLDVDVEGWRPEKDKRDKDGNVVEDRIYNRKDFDRNLVIDNRTWAVAKKVTEFLQNTSRFNKTIVFCRDIDHAERMRSAIASLNSDLVLQNHKYVMRITGDNDEGKRELDNFIDPEQTYPVIATTSELMTTGVDAQTCKLIALDTEIGSMTKFKQIVGRGTRVNEEFGKLYFTIMDFRNVTDLFADPNFDGDPVRIKIIDENTPANDDFDNDIPDEFQTDEKGSIDQVNDPKPEYPDPFTEKKTKPSKVYVNGVDVTVLNSRELYFDKEGKPITVSLKDYTKDLLSEKYSSLDQFLNLWKNSDRKDAIIQELAEQGVMVEELLQAVNKECDLFDIICHVAFDQKPLTRKERANEVKKRNYFAKYGEQARNVLTALVDKYADEGVETIESMEVLKLNPISEFGSPMEIVKTFGGREMYLSAIKELENEIYSIA from the coding sequence ATGAGTAAAAAATTATTTTCGGAAAGAGATATTTGTACAAAATTTATAACTCCGGCATTAGAAAATGCTGGTTGGGATAAAATGAAACAGTTTCGAGAGGAAGTTAATTTTACAGATGGTAGAATCATCGTTCGTGGCAAGTTATCTACTCGTGGCAAAAAAAAGAGGGCAGACTATATTTTATATTATAAACCCAATATACCAATAGGAATTATTGAGGTAAAAGAAAATAATCATGAAGTCGGTGCAGGAATGCAGCAAGGATTGGAATATTCTGATATTCTTCAGTTACCATTTATCTTTTCAACCAACGGAGACCGTTTTTTATTTCATGACAAAACTAATTCTACAAATGTTGAAACCGAAATTGAATTAGATGATTTCCCTTCACCAGAAGAATTATGGAGTAAATACTTGAAATTTAAAGGTCTTAATGAAGACGATTCAAAATCTATTGTTGAACAAGACTACTTTTTTGATGGTTCCGGAAGATCCCCAAGATACTATCAACAGAATGCAGTAAATTTAACGCTTGAAGCCATAGCTAAAGGTCAAAACAGAATATTGTTGGTGATGGCAACCGGAACAGGTAAAACTTATACCGCTTTTCAAATTGTACATCGTTTATGGAAGTCAAGAACCAAAAAGAGGATATTATTTCTTGCAGATCGTAACTCTTTAATTGATCAGACCAAAAGAGGTGATTTCAAGCATTTTCGTGATAAAATGACCATTGTTCAAAAGAGACAAGTGGATAAATCCTATGAAATATATTTAGCAATCTATCAAGGCTTAACTGGAAATGAGGATGAGAAGAACATTTTCAAACAGTTCAGTGAAGACTTTTTTGATCTAATAGTTATAGATGAATGTCATAGAGGAAGTGCTAAGGAAGATTCAGCATGGCGAGAAGTTCTAAAGTATTTTAAATCTGCGACACAAATAGGTCTTACTGCAACACCAAAAGAAACTGAAACCGTAAGTAATTCAGAATATTTTGGTGATCCAATCTATACTTACAGTTTGAAACAAGGGATTGAAGATGGGTTTCTAGCACCTTACCAAGTTGTTAGAGTGACCTTAGATGTAGATGTGGAAGGTTGGAGACCTGAAAAAGATAAAAGAGATAAAGATGGTAATGTTGTTGAAGATAGGATTTATAATAGAAAAGATTTTGACCGAAATTTAGTTATAGATAACAGAACTTGGGCAGTCGCAAAAAAAGTAACCGAGTTCCTTCAAAATACAAGCAGATTTAATAAAACAATTGTCTTTTGTAGAGATATAGATCATGCTGAGAGAATGAGGTCTGCAATTGCAAGTCTGAACTCCGATCTTGTATTGCAAAATCATAAGTATGTTATGAGAATTACCGGAGACAATGATGAAGGAAAAAGAGAATTGGATAATTTCATTGATCCGGAACAGACTTATCCAGTTATCGCCACAACATCTGAATTAATGACTACAGGAGTAGACGCCCAAACTTGTAAACTGATCGCCTTAGATACCGAAATCGGATCAATGACGAAATTTAAACAAATTGTCGGGCGTGGAACCAGAGTGAATGAAGAATTTGGTAAGTTATATTTTACCATTATGGATTTTAGAAATGTGACAGATTTGTTTGCTGATCCTAATTTTGATGGTGATCCGGTAAGAATAAAAATTATTGATGAAAATACTCCGGCAAACGATGATTTCGATAATGATATTCCAGACGAATTCCAAACTGACGAAAAAGGAAGTATTGATCAAGTAAATGACCCTAAACCAGAATATCCAGATCCATTTACAGAAAAGAAAACAAAACCGTCAAAAGTCTACGTAAATGGTGTAGATGTCACTGTACTAAACTCAAGAGAATTATATTTTGATAAAGAAGGTAAACCGATTACAGTGAGTTTAAAAGATTATACTAAAGATCTTCTGAGTGAAAAATATTCTTCATTAGATCAGTTCTTAAATCTTTGGAAGAATTCCGATAGAAAAGATGCGATTATTCAAGAATTGGCAGAACAAGGTGTCATGGTTGAAGAACTTTTGCAGGCAGTAAACAAAGAATGTGATCTCTTTGATATTATCTGTCACGTTGCTTTTGATCAAAAACCTTTAACACGTAAGGAACGTGCAAATGAGGTGAAAAAAAGAAATTATTTTGCAAAGTACGGTGAGCAGGCAAGAAATGTTCTAACTGCGTTGGTGGATAAGTATGCAGATGAAGGTGTGGAGACTATTGAATCAATGGAAGTATTGAAACTAAACCCGATTTCTGAATTTGGTTCGCCCATGGAAATTGTAAAAACTTTTGGCGGGAGAGAAATGTATCTCAGTGCTATAAAGGAACTTGAAAATGAAATCTACTCAATAGCTTAA
- a CDS encoding class I SAM-dependent DNA methyltransferase, producing MSITGVIESIRKIMWQDSGLNGDAQRLEQLGWMLFFKVFCDKDQEMELMDKNYVSPIPEKYRWENWAGNDEGITGEILLNFVDRELFPALRNLDLSTGNQRARIVHEVFDGNNNYMKSGINIRKVLNKLNEIDFNNTKDKHAFGDVYEGLLKDLQSAGKSGEFYTPRAITQFITHILDPKLGEKVLDPACGTGGYLTAVIENISKKVSSLEDLKSLQDNIIGWEYKPLPYLLATTNLILHDVEIPNITYRDSLDKPLSEYREKDRVDVIEANPPFGGIVANNNENNFPQNYRTKESADLFLILMIHLLKVGGRAGIVLPDGSLTGDGVKQRVREKLLKDCRLHTIIRLPNSVFQPYATVATNLLFFDKVHHNNDTSCFATKEVWYYEHRLPEGQKSYSKTKPIKESEFDPIREWWNDRRESEICWKVSIDILKDRNFDLDIKNPYKAKETAEYSSIELLEKLSLSFKKSEEIFEILKNSVS from the coding sequence ATGAGTATTACAGGCGTAATAGAAAGTATAAGAAAGATAATGTGGCAGGATTCTGGACTGAACGGTGATGCACAACGTTTGGAACAATTAGGATGGATGCTGTTCTTCAAGGTTTTCTGTGATAAAGATCAGGAAATGGAACTTATGGATAAAAATTATGTCTCTCCAATTCCTGAAAAATATAGATGGGAAAATTGGGCAGGAAATGATGAAGGCATTACTGGTGAGATATTATTAAATTTTGTTGATCGTGAGCTGTTTCCTGCACTTAGAAACTTAGATTTAAGTACCGGAAATCAACGTGCACGTATTGTACACGAAGTTTTTGACGGTAATAACAACTACATGAAGAGTGGAATCAATATTCGCAAAGTTTTGAATAAACTTAATGAAATTGATTTTAACAATACAAAAGATAAACATGCCTTTGGAGATGTTTATGAAGGTCTTTTAAAAGATTTGCAGTCCGCCGGAAAATCAGGGGAGTTTTATACACCGAGAGCGATTACTCAATTTATTACTCATATTCTAGATCCCAAATTAGGAGAAAAGGTTTTGGATCCGGCATGCGGGACAGGTGGATATTTAACTGCGGTAATTGAAAATATCTCCAAAAAAGTTTCTTCTTTAGAGGATTTGAAATCTTTACAGGATAATATTATCGGGTGGGAATATAAACCATTACCGTATCTGCTTGCAACCACCAATTTAATTTTACACGATGTTGAAATCCCTAATATTACCTACCGTGATTCCTTAGACAAACCTTTGTCAGAATATCGTGAAAAGGATCGTGTGGATGTTATCGAAGCAAATCCTCCGTTTGGGGGAATTGTAGCGAATAACAATGAAAACAACTTTCCTCAGAATTACCGTACCAAAGAATCTGCAGATCTGTTTCTTATTTTGATGATTCATTTATTAAAAGTTGGCGGACGTGCAGGAATTGTTTTACCGGACGGATCTTTAACAGGAGATGGTGTAAAACAAAGAGTCAGAGAAAAACTGTTAAAAGATTGTAGATTACATACTATTATCCGGTTACCAAATTCTGTGTTTCAACCTTACGCAACTGTAGCCACAAATCTGTTGTTTTTTGATAAAGTTCATCATAATAACGATACGTCATGTTTTGCTACAAAAGAAGTTTGGTATTATGAACACCGATTACCGGAAGGCCAAAAGTCTTACAGCAAAACAAAACCCATTAAAGAATCTGAGTTTGATCCGATTAGAGAATGGTGGAATGATCGTAGGGAATCGGAAATATGTTGGAAAGTTTCAATTGACATTTTAAAGGACCGTAATTTTGATCTTGATATTAAAAATCCATATAAAGCTAAAGAAACAGCGGAATATTCTTCAATAGAACTTCTAGAAAAATTGTCACTATCATTTAAAAAGTCAGAAGAGATTTTTGAAATTCTTAAAAATAGTGTTTCATAA
- a CDS encoding restriction endonuclease subunit S: MVFKKYKLSELLIRKKDQVKLVPDAKFKRITIRMNHKGVVLRDEEFGSKIKSTMFKINGGDFVLSGIDARNGAFGIVPSELDGAIITNDFWCLTPNENLLDKHFFLFLTSTKFFDHICKISSDGTTQRIRLQKDKFFNFEISIPEIKYQKELVQKFSDIRIATINLKKEHNEQIVLINQLRQAFLREAMQGKLVSNETSDGKTGAELLQEIQAEKEKLIKEKKIKKSKPLPPISDDEILLEIPDNWIWCRLGDIISYTDNLDVQKRLASDTVINYVDIDAIDNKKYIIKEAKQKKVSELSSRARRILKKDYLIYSTVRPYLKNIAIIEESLENYIGSTGFVVFKTHQCLNKFVFYFLLNPVLNKEFEELMVGFNSPSISNDTFENTLFPLPSLEIQNRIVIKLDELMNYCDELEKSVKESQNYNEQLLQQVLREVLEGKNEAENENLQLVADESPIYSIQNTINKNCDTGDMAILAGYIIKKLSTQNSKDFGRVKLQKMLHLVEYHCQLSSELKYQKNVAGPYAWELEHVIEPKLKSLRFFEIKKDDFGKASKVTYTPLSASKELPSLFNREFKDQAESINNLLDKFQAKTWEFCEMISTMYAVWNNRLIKKELFTDDILKQDFLDWDDKKKRFIDQLDYALEWIRKEKIEPVGFGEYIDKK; the protein is encoded by the coding sequence ATGGTATTCAAAAAATATAAACTCTCTGAACTACTTATCAGAAAAAAGGACCAGGTTAAACTAGTACCTGATGCTAAGTTTAAACGAATTACAATTCGGATGAATCATAAAGGGGTTGTTCTACGTGATGAAGAATTTGGGTCCAAAATAAAATCAACAATGTTTAAAATAAATGGTGGTGATTTCGTATTATCTGGAATTGATGCTAGAAATGGTGCATTCGGTATTGTTCCTAGTGAATTAGATGGCGCAATTATTACTAATGACTTTTGGTGTTTGACTCCAAATGAAAATTTATTAGATAAGCACTTTTTCTTGTTCCTTACATCAACAAAATTTTTTGATCACATTTGTAAAATAAGTAGCGATGGAACTACTCAAAGAATTAGATTGCAAAAAGATAAGTTTTTTAATTTTGAAATTTCTATCCCTGAGATAAAATACCAAAAAGAGTTGGTTCAAAAATTCAGTGATATAAGAATTGCAACTATAAATTTAAAAAAGGAGCATAACGAGCAAATAGTTCTTATTAATCAACTACGTCAGGCATTTCTCCGAGAAGCAATGCAAGGAAAATTAGTTAGTAACGAAACTTCTGATGGGAAAACCGGTGCTGAACTATTACAGGAAATTCAAGCAGAAAAGGAAAAGTTAATAAAAGAAAAAAAGATTAAAAAATCTAAACCTTTACCTCCAATTTCTGATGATGAAATTCTACTTGAAATTCCTGACAATTGGATATGGTGTAGATTAGGTGATATTATTTCTTATACGGATAATTTGGATGTTCAAAAGAGATTGGCTTCGGATACAGTCATAAACTATGTGGATATTGATGCGATTGATAATAAAAAATATATTATCAAAGAGGCAAAGCAAAAAAAAGTATCTGAACTTTCATCCCGAGCAAGAAGAATTCTTAAAAAAGACTATTTAATATATTCTACTGTTAGACCCTATTTAAAAAATATTGCTATCATCGAAGAATCTCTAGAAAATTATATAGGTTCAACTGGATTTGTAGTTTTCAAAACTCACCAATGTTTAAATAAGTTCGTATTTTATTTTTTGTTAAATCCTGTTTTAAATAAAGAATTTGAGGAATTAATGGTTGGATTCAACTCTCCAAGTATATCTAATGATACTTTTGAAAATACACTGTTTCCACTTCCATCACTTGAAATTCAAAATCGTATTGTTATTAAATTAGATGAACTGATGAATTATTGTGATGAATTAGAAAAATCAGTAAAAGAAAGTCAAAACTATAATGAACAACTTCTTCAACAGGTTTTAAGAGAAGTACTTGAAGGAAAGAATGAAGCAGAAAATGAAAATCTACAATTAGTTGCAGATGAATCTCCAATATATTCTATCCAAAATACAATTAACAAAAATTGTGATACCGGAGATATGGCAATTCTTGCAGGCTATATCATAAAAAAATTAAGTACTCAGAATTCAAAAGATTTTGGTCGGGTGAAATTACAGAAGATGCTTCATCTGGTAGAGTATCATTGTCAATTGTCTTCAGAATTAAAATATCAGAAGAATGTAGCCGGACCTTACGCCTGGGAATTGGAACATGTAATAGAACCAAAATTAAAGTCTCTAAGATTTTTTGAAATAAAGAAAGATGATTTTGGCAAAGCATCCAAAGTCACCTACACTCCTTTATCAGCATCCAAGGAATTACCATCTTTATTTAACCGAGAGTTTAAAGATCAGGCTGAAAGTATAAACAATCTTTTAGATAAGTTTCAAGCGAAGACCTGGGAGTTTTGTGAAATGATTTCAACTATGTATGCTGTTTGGAATAACAGATTGATAAAGAAAGAACTGTTCACCGATGATATTTTGAAACAAGATTTCCTTGATTGGGATGATAAGAAGAAAAGATTTATTGATCAGTTGGATTACGCACTTGAATGGATTAGAAAAGAGAAAATTGAACCAGTGGGATTTGGGGAATATATTGATAAGAAATAA
- a CDS encoding FRG domain-containing protein, producing MTTIKSVTEYLELIKGLEIKDNVFFRGHANENYVLEPGIYRKVKGDKTLVEFEDQIFREVISKSPQEFVGKTTLESLALMQHYESPTRVLDLTENSLVALFFAVNKGNENGEVIIFDIPDEFVGHYNSDRVTILSNIAKCGKDFNFNFGLVPFYRNKIDELKSKKVEIELTERFGSTFNQDITDFFILDTTINEWIEAEKYELENIETFYENLKRDFEENKGGLIDVALKDFRNSFIEKLIGIYKIGVSKSIQNVNYRHFGKLLHNIREDKAYFDSIIDPYDVSKVFAVRPKLDNPRIVRQHGAFLIFGIHEVQFTGFGNFKPMADLNREWILKGIDEERILVDKDSKRSILEELEQLGINQSTLFPEVDKVADFVRKKYQDKL from the coding sequence ATGACAACAATTAAATCTGTAACAGAGTATCTTGAATTAATCAAGGGACTAGAAATAAAAGACAATGTCTTTTTTAGAGGACACGCAAATGAGAATTATGTTCTTGAACCTGGTATATATAGAAAGGTAAAGGGAGATAAAACTTTGGTTGAATTTGAAGACCAGATTTTCAGAGAAGTGATTTCAAAATCGCCACAAGAGTTTGTTGGAAAAACAACATTAGAATCATTAGCGTTAATGCAACATTATGAGTCACCAACTCGGGTTTTAGATCTCACAGAAAACTCTTTAGTTGCTTTATTCTTTGCTGTCAATAAAGGTAATGAAAATGGTGAAGTTATTATTTTCGACATTCCTGACGAGTTTGTCGGTCACTATAATAGTGATCGAGTAACCATTTTATCAAATATTGCTAAATGTGGAAAAGATTTTAATTTTAACTTTGGACTAGTGCCCTTCTACAGAAATAAAATTGATGAATTAAAGTCTAAAAAAGTAGAGATTGAGTTGACCGAACGATTTGGATCAACATTTAATCAAGATATTACTGATTTTTTTATTTTAGATACAACGATAAATGAATGGATAGAAGCAGAGAAATATGAGCTAGAAAATATAGAAACATTTTATGAAAATTTAAAAAGAGATTTTGAGGAAAATAAAGGAGGGCTTATCGATGTAGCTCTAAAAGATTTCAGAAATTCATTTATTGAAAAATTAATAGGAATCTACAAAATAGGAGTAAGCAAAAGTATTCAAAATGTTAATTATAGACATTTCGGAAAATTACTACATAATATTCGAGAAGATAAGGCATATTTTGATTCCATAATTGATCCCTATGATGTGTCTAAAGTTTTTGCAGTTAGACCTAAATTAGATAATCCAAGAATTGTGAGACAGCATGGTGCATTTTTAATTTTTGGTATTCATGAAGTTCAATTTACAGGTTTTGGCAATTTTAAGCCTATGGCTGATCTAAATAGAGAGTGGATTTTAAAAGGAATCGACGAAGAAAGAATTTTGGTCGACAAGGACTCTAAAAGGTCAATATTAGAAGAACTTGAACAGTTGGGAATCAATCAATCCACGTTGTTTCCAGAAGTTGATAAAGTAGCAGACTTTGTTAGAAAAAAGTATCAAGATAAACTTTAA